A DNA window from Stutzerimonas stutzeri contains the following coding sequences:
- the ehuA gene encoding ectoine/hydroxyectoine ABC transporter ATP-binding protein EhuA, with protein sequence MNTSMHPAATLNPAAESAPVQPMVRFAGVTKRYGELTVLEGLDLDVHEGEKVAIIGPSGSGKSTLLRVLMTLEGIDEGVIEVEGEPLTHMPGNNGQLVPANSRHLRRVRGKVGMVFQSFNLFPHMNALQNVMEAPVQVLGLSKAEARERAEELLAMVGLEDKLEHFPAQLSGGQQQRVAIARALAMRPKVMLFDEVTSALDPELCGEVLNVIRRLGEAYNLTMLMVTHQMGFAREFADRVCFFHQGRIHEQGSPNELFNNPQEERTREFLSAVNEAH encoded by the coding sequence ATGAATACCTCGATGCACCCTGCAGCAACCCTCAACCCGGCAGCCGAGTCAGCGCCAGTACAGCCAATGGTACGTTTTGCCGGCGTGACCAAGCGCTACGGCGAACTGACCGTACTCGAAGGACTGGACCTCGATGTGCACGAAGGCGAGAAGGTGGCGATCATCGGTCCCAGCGGTTCGGGAAAGTCGACGCTGCTTCGGGTGCTGATGACACTGGAGGGTATCGACGAAGGTGTGATCGAGGTCGAGGGCGAGCCGCTGACGCACATGCCAGGAAACAACGGGCAACTGGTGCCAGCCAATTCCCGCCATTTGCGACGAGTACGCGGCAAGGTCGGCATGGTGTTCCAGAGCTTCAACCTGTTTCCACACATGAATGCCTTGCAGAACGTCATGGAAGCGCCGGTGCAGGTGCTCGGCCTGAGCAAGGCCGAAGCGCGCGAACGCGCCGAAGAGTTGCTCGCCATGGTCGGCCTGGAGGACAAGCTCGAACACTTTCCGGCCCAGCTCTCCGGTGGCCAGCAGCAACGCGTAGCGATTGCCCGCGCGCTCGCCATGCGGCCCAAGGTGATGCTCTTCGACGAAGTGACCTCGGCGCTCGACCCCGAGCTCTGCGGCGAGGTGCTGAACGTGATCCGCCGCCTCGGTGAGGCGTACAACCTGACCATGCTGATGGTCACCCATCAGATGGGTTTCGCCCGGGAGTTCGCCGATCGGGTGTGCTTCTTTCATCAGGGCCGCATTCATGAACAGGGCAGCCCGAACGAGTTGTTCAACAACCCGCAGGAGGAGCGCACCCGTGAGTTTCTCAGTGCGGTCAACGAGGCCCACTGA
- the ehuD gene encoding ectoine/hydroxyectoine ABC transporter permease subunit EhuD: MNFFDWQFAREILPRLLDASLTTIGIALAGFAIAVVLGLFLAIGRRSRLRWLSWPITGLIEFIRSTPLLIQVYFLFYVFPNYGLNLSAMQAGIIGIALHYACYTAEVYRAGLDAVPRSQWEAVTALNMKPWTAYRDVILPQALRPVLPALGNYLISILKDTPVLSAITVVEIMQRAKNIGSESFRYLEPITMVGIFFLILSLGLAWCVRRLENRMELAR, translated from the coding sequence ATGAATTTCTTCGACTGGCAGTTCGCTCGTGAAATCCTGCCACGCCTGCTGGATGCCTCGCTGACCACCATCGGCATCGCCCTGGCGGGTTTCGCCATCGCCGTGGTGCTCGGGTTGTTTCTCGCCATCGGCCGCCGCAGCCGCTTACGCTGGCTGTCCTGGCCGATCACCGGCCTGATCGAGTTCATTCGCAGCACGCCGCTGCTGATTCAGGTGTACTTCCTCTTCTACGTATTCCCCAACTACGGGCTCAACCTTAGTGCCATGCAGGCCGGCATCATCGGTATCGCCCTGCATTACGCCTGCTACACCGCCGAGGTCTACCGCGCCGGTTTGGATGCGGTGCCACGTTCACAATGGGAAGCCGTCACCGCACTGAACATGAAACCCTGGACCGCCTATCGCGACGTGATCCTGCCGCAGGCCCTGCGCCCGGTGCTGCCAGCGCTGGGCAACTACCTGATCTCGATCCTCAAGGACACGCCCGTTCTCTCGGCGATCACCGTGGTGGAGATCATGCAACGGGCCAAGAACATCGGCTCCGAAAGCTTCCGCTATCTCGAGCCGATCACCATGGTCGGTATCTTCTTCCTCATTCTCAGCCTCGGCCTCGCCTGGTGCGTGCGTCGCCTGGAAAACCGCATGGAGCTGGCCCGATGA